The following coding sequences are from one Culex quinquefasciatus strain JHB chromosome 1, VPISU_Cqui_1.0_pri_paternal, whole genome shotgun sequence window:
- the LOC119765028 gene encoding uncharacterized protein LOC119765028: MTVLDEPDTLNLEATFLIHQGASHLQGRAAEERRNRDRQAVRWGDGVPQSTLVKSNPRTRSTSTFDCEVSFYARTIPPISTVTPIWCPTKTRVVIKREGVSAKACPLPDDTSHRHVMEVFNASWTHKHPHLGVEPRM, translated from the exons ATGACCGTGTTGGATGAACCGGACACGCTCAACTTGGAAGCGACCTTTCTTATTCATCAAGGCGCCAGTCATCTGCAAGGACGTGCGGCGGAAGAACGCCGTAACAGGGATCGCCAAGCTGTCCGCTGGGGAG ATGGAGTGCCACAATCGACCCTGGTCAAATCGAACCCTCGCACGAGAAGTACCTCTACGTTCGACTGCGAAGTCTCCTTCTACGCAAGAACAATCCCGCCGATCAGCACCGTTACGCCAATCTGGTGCCCAACGAAGACACGCGTCGTCATAAAGAGGGAGGGCGTCTCAGCAAAGGCGTGTCCCCTACCGGATGATACCTCTCATCGACACGTGATGGAAGTCTTCAACGCCAGCTGGACCCACAAGCATCCCCACTTAGGAGTTGAACCTCGAATGTGA